DNA from Helcococcus ovis:
CAAGAGGCGGTGTATTTGGTGTAGGGTTTGGTAAAGGGATATATAAGCATGGATATTTATCAAATGAAGTAATAAATGACATGATATTTTCTGTAGTAGGTGAAGAATTTGGATTTATTGGTGCAATTGCAATATTACTATTAGTATTTATAATTACATATTTAGTAATAAGAGAAGCTATGAAGTCTAAAGATATATATGCAAAATTATTATGTTTTGGTATAGGAATGGTTTATTTTTTTCAATCAATGATTAATATTGGTGTTACAATAAGTTTAGTTCCAAACACAGGCATTACACTTCCTTTTATATCTAATGGGGGTACATCGCTTATAGCATTTTTTGCAATGTTTGGTGTGGTATTAAATATTTCCAGACAAAATAAGTATTTAGAAAAAAATGAAAATAATAAAAATAAAAAAAATGTTTAAAAAATATTAATATATTGTTATACTAATAGTAATAGCATAAAATTTTGTAAAAAATATATGATAATTTATTTGGAGGGTTAAATGAGTAATTTTGATATAGAAGTTAACAACACAGGTTTAGCTAAAATTAAAGTAATCGGTGTTGGTGGCGGTGGTAATAATGCCATCAGTAGAATGAAAGAGTCAGGTTTGGTTGGTGTTGAATTCGTTGCGATTAATACGGATAAACAAATTTTAGATGCAATTAATAGTGATGTTACATTACAAATTGGCACAAAATTAACCAAAGGTTTAGGTTCCGGTGGAAATCCTGAAGTGGGTGAAAAGGCTGCTGAGGAAAGTAAACAAGAAATCGCTCAAGTATTACAAGGATCGGATATGGTATTTGTAACTGCCGGTATGGGTGGCGGGACAGGTACAGGGGCAGCACCAATCGTTGCACAAGTTGCTAAGGAGATGGGGATTTTAACTGTTTCTGTTGTAACAAAACCATTCCTATTTGAGGGAAGAAATAGACAATTACAAGCTGAAGCTGGTATTGAAAGATTAAAGAAAAATGTTGATACATTAATTGTTGTACCAAACGATAGATTGCTACAAATTGCTGAAAAAAGAACAACAATGATTGAAGCATTTAAGATGGCTGATAAAGTATTATTAGATGGTATTAAAGGTATTTCAGATTTAATTGCAGTTCCAAACATAATTAACTTAGATTTTGCTGACGTTCAATCAGTTATGAAAGAACAAGGTGTTGCTCATATGGGTATTGGGTATGCAACAGGAGAAAATAGAGCTGTTGAGGCCGCAAAAGCTGCTATTAAATCACCATTATTGGAAACATCTATTGATGGTGCTAAAGCAGTATTGATAAATGTTACATCATCTGATTTAGGAATTATGGAGGTTCAAGAAGCTTCAGAATTAATTAGAGAACACGTAGATAAAGATGCAAATATTATATTTGGTGCCGGATATGATGATTCATTAAAAGATGAAATTAAGATTACAGTTATAGGTACAGGTTTTGATAATAAGAGAATTATTTCCTCAAATACATCAAGTACAGCATCTGCTAGAAAAGATGATAATAAAGGATTTGCGATACCAGATTTTTTAAAATAAGATAGGATAAATAAATGAAGTGTCCATATTGCGGTTTTCTTGATTCAAAAGTTATCGATTCTAGACCAACGGATGGAAATGAGTGTATTAGACGTAGAAGAGTTTGTATAAAATGTGAAAAAAGATTTACTACCTATGAAAGAGTAGAAGATCAAACCATTGTTGTAATCAAAAAAGATGATACAAGAGAACCATTTTCAAGAACAAAATTACTTAATAGCTTAATAAAATCATGTGAAAAAAGACCAATTAAGGTTGAAGTTTTAGAAGATGCTGTTGATGAAATAGAAAAAGAAATAAATTATTTAAATCAAAAAGAAGTTACATCTGCTTATATTGGAGATTTAGTTATGGATAAATTAAAAACTATAGATAAAGTTGCATATGTAAGATTTGCTTCTGTTTATAGAGAATTTGCAGATGTTCAATCTTTTGCAGATGAAATAGAGAATTTAAGAGAATAATTTAATTTAACTGCTGCAAAACATGTTTTGTAGCAGTTTTTAGGTATTACTTAGTAAATGGAGAATTAGATGGATGATAATCTAGATTTTTTTGATATTAATAAAAATGAACAATTGAGTACAAATAGACCAATGGCTGCTAGACTAAGACCAAACTCTATTGATGATTTTATTGGACAAGAACATTTAATAGGAAAAGATAAGCCATTATATCGTATGATAAAAGCTGATAAATTATCTTCTATGATATTTTATGGACCTCCGGGAACTGGTAAAACAACATTAGCGTATATAATAGCGAAAAGTACAAAAATGGATTTTGTTGAGTTATCAGCTACATCTGCGGGAGTTAAAGATATAAAAAATGTTATAGAAAGAGCAGAGAATAATTTATCATTGTATTCTATTAGAACATTATTATTTATAGATGAAATTCATAGGTTTAATAAATCGCAGCAAGACACACTGTTACCACACGTTGAAAGTGGGTTGATAACTTTAATAGGTGCTACTACGGAAAATCCATATTTTGAAGTAAATAAAGCTTTGATTTCTAGAGCACATATTTTAACTTTAGAAAGATTTAAAGATAATGATTTAAGAAAATTGATAAATAATGCTATAAATGATAAAAAAAATGGATTTGGTAATTTGAATATTGAAATAACAGATGAAGCTATTGATTATTTAATAATGACATCATCAGGAGATGCAAGACAATTATTAAACAATCTTGAAATTTCAGTGCTTTCAACCGATTCAATTGATGGTAAAATATTTTTAGACTTAAAAGTTTTACAAGATACAGTTATAAAAAAAGCAGCGATATATGATAAATCGGCTGATGAACATTATGATACTATATCTGCTTTTATAAAGTCAATGCGAGGCTCAGACCCGGATGCTTCGTTATATTATTTAGCTAAAATGTTAGTAGCTGGAGAGGACATAAAATTTATTGCAAGACGTATTTTAATTTTTGCAGCCGAAGATATTGGTGTTTCAGATCCAAATGCAATTAATATTGCTAACTCCACATTTCAAGCTATAAATGCTGTAGGGATGCCTGAAGCAAGGATTATTTTATCAAATGCTGTTATATATATGGCATTAGCACCTAAATCTAACTCTGCATATTTAGCTATAGATAAGGCGATAGATTTTGTTAAAAACGGAAAGCATTATAATGTTCCGACGCATTTACGTGATTCACATTATAAAGACGCTCATAAGTTAGGAAGAGGAGAAAGATACAAATATCCTCATAATTATGATTTGGGATATGTAAATCAAACATATCTTCCACAAGAAATTCGTGATATAATATTTTATGAAAATAAAAAAATAGGATATGAAAAATCCATAAATGATAGATTAAATAAAATTAAGGAGAGACATAATAATGGAAATTAAAGAGCTATTTAAAAGCTATAAAGATTATGTAAACAAAGAAGTTGAAATACACGGTTGGATAAAAAAATCAAGAGAATCAAAAACAATTGGTTTCTTAGAAATAAATGATGGATCGTTTTTTAATAATGTTCAAGTAATCGTAAATAGTGATTTATCAAATTTTAAGGAAATATTCTCATTAGGCATTTATGCTGCGGTTAATGTAAAAGGTGTTTTGGTTGAACCGGAAAATGCAAAACAAGATTTTGAAATTCAAGCAACAGAAATAGAAATTTTAAATGACTCTGATAAGGATTATCCATTACAAAATAAGAGACATACATTTGAGTTTTTAAGAACATTACCTTCGTTAAGAGCAAGGACTAATGCTTTTAATGCAGTATTTAGAGTAAGAAGTGAATTAGCATTTGCTATTCATAAATTTTTTAATGAAAGAGGATTTGTATACATTCATACTCCATTAATAACAGCTTCAGATGCTGAAGGTGCAGGGGAAATGTTTAGAGTAACGACATTAGATTTAAATAATCCTCCAAGAGATGAAGAAGGTAAGGTAGATAATTCAAAAGATTTCTTCGGTGCATTATCAAACCTTACAGTTAGTGGTCAACTTGAAGTTGAAGGTTTTGCTATGGCTTACTCAAAAGTTTATACTTTTGGGCCAACATTTAGAGCGGAAAACTCAAATACTCCACGTCATGCTGCTGAATTTTGGATGATTGAACCTGAAATAGCATTTGCTGAATTAAAAGATGTTATGGAAGTTGCAGAAGATATGGTTAAATATATAGTTAAATATGTGATGGAAAAATTACCTGAAGAAATGAATTTATTTGACCAATTCGTTGAAAAAGGTATTAAAGAAAGACTTACAAAACTTGTAAATTCTGAATTTAAGAAAGTAACATACACAGAAGCGGTTGAACTTTTACAAAACTCAGGTAAGAAATTTGAATATCCGGTTAAATGGGGTTCTGATTTACAAACAGAACATGAAAGATATTTGACAGAAGAGGTATTTAATGGCCCTGTTTTTGTTACAGATTATCCAAAAGATATTAAATCATTCTATATGAAATTAAATGATGACAAAAAGACGGTTGCTGCAATGGATATGTTAGTTCCGGGGGTTGGAGAATTAATTGGTGGATCTGAAAGAGAAAATGATTTAGAAACATTATTACAATTAATGGAAGAAAAAGGTATTAACGCAGAAGATTATAAATGGTATTCAGACTTAAGAAGATTCGGTGGGGTAAAGCACGGTGGATTTGGATTAGGTTTTGAAAGAATGGTTATGTACATGACAGGTATGAAAAATATTAGAGATGTTTTACCATATCCAAGAACAGTACACAGCATGAAAGAAGTTAAATAGTAAGTAAGGAGCTGTTGCAAAATAACTAAAAATGTTATTTTGTAATAGCTTTTTCTTTTTAAGAGACTGTAATAAATTTTGTGTATGAAAATCTTTCTGATTAAGGTAATATAAACTTAATCAGAAGGATTTTTTTATGGGAAGAAAAAAACAAAAACAGCAAAAAGTAGATTAGCAAAATAATTAATAGAGTCATACGATATAAAAACTGCACAAGATATACAAGAAGCATTAAAAGACTTGCTAGGAGAAACAATAGAAAGCGTGTTAAAAGCAGAAATTGATGAGCATTTGGATTATGAATATGGACAAACACCACTTTCAATAAATACAAGAAATGGAAGTAGTAAAAAAACAGTTAAATCCAGCATTGGAAAACTAGAAATAAATATACCAAGAGATAGAGATGCAAGTTTTGAGCCACAAATATTGAAAAAATACGATAAAGATATTTCAAATATTGAAGCACAAATAATATCAATGTATTCTAAAGGTATGACAACAAGAGATATTTCATCACACATTAAAGATATATATGGTTTTGGAGTATCAGCAGGACTTGTAAGCAGCATTACAAATAAAATATTACCAACTATTGATGAGTGGCAAAATAGACCTTTAGATAAGGTTTATCCTTTTGTATTCATAGATGCAATACACTATCATGTAAGAGAAAATGGTCTAATAGTAAAAAAAGCTGTATACATAGCTTTAGGATATAACATAAATGGTTTTAAGGAAATATTAGGAATGTGGATTGGAGAAAATGAAACATCTAAATATTGGCTAATGGTTCTAAATCAAATGAAAGATAGAGGTTTGGAAGATATTTTAATAATATCAAGTGATAATTTACCAGGAATAAGTCAAGCAATAGAAGCAGTATTTCCAAAAACAGAAATACAAAAATGTATAATTCATCAAATAAGAAATTCAACAAAATTTGTATCATATAAAGATTTAAAAGACTTAATGAAAGACTTAAAAATGGTATACCAAGCAAAAAATGAGAAAACAGCATTACAAAATTTGGAAAACTTTGAAGAAAAATGGGCAAAGAAATATCCTGGATGTGTAAAAAGTTGGAAGAATAATTGGGCTGAACTTTCAACATATTTTAAGTATCCAAAAGATATAAGAAGATTAATATATACAACAAACTCAATAGAGAATTTTAATAGACAGTTAAGAAAAGTAACTAAAAATAAAGCAATATTTACAAATGATTATGCACTAGCTAAAAGTCTGTATTTAGCAATGGTAGATGCATCAAATAAATGGACAAGTAGAATGAATCAATGGGATTTAATAATATCTCAATTATCTATTTATTTTGAAGGTAGAATTTAATTTTCTTTGTTGAAGAATAAACAAAACCAAAGGCAAAGTCAAGGGTTCGCTTCGCCGAAAATTCGCCCTTGACTGTGTCTTTGGTTTTGTATACCTAAAATTAGGAAAATTAAATTTGATAAATTTAAAATTTTATGTAACAATCAAATTGAAAAATAAAATATCTGATCAGAATTAATTTTTCAAAAATATCAATATATCTTAATCAGTAATAGACTGATACACAAAATTATTTACATAACCGTAGAACCTATTAATTAAATATTAGCGTGACAATATAAGGCTCTTCTTTTTTTTCAAGATTTTTCCATTTAAATATTATTTTTTTATTATTTATTTCTTTATTATTAATAATATATTGTTGCAATTCACTGGAATATCCATCACGTCTCTCTGCTTCTTTTATATCTAATTCTATTTGATTATATTCTTTAAGTATATTATCATTTTCTATCTCTAATTTCCATGCATGCGTTGGATATAATTTAGGTAATATAATTTTAGTATAACTCTTTGAAGATTTTTTAACATTAAGCTCTATATTATCACCTAATCCATCATATCCAAAATTTTTTAATCCATAAGACTTATTATCTATTAAAATCACTTTATTAGGATAACCTTTTTTATCAGTTGGAAATATATAAAAACTTTCTTTATTACAGGAAACTAATATAAATATGCAAGATATTATAACTACACTTTTTAGAATTCTATTGTATATACCCATGCGTTTGAACCTCCCCCTAAAGAATAATAAAAATTATTATTTTTTAAAGTTACACTTTTCTTTACACCACCATTTGGTTCTAATAATATAAGAACTCTATCACCACCATAATTAGGTATCCATCTTTGGTATCCTATTAAACCTACTGAATGCCCCTTTAATCTTATATGCATAGGCTTATTTCTATCAATATTCCATGCAACAGTGTTAAACCCTATTACACCTTTATGTGTTGGATATAGTCCCCAATGATTGTATGCTTTCTTCATATTTGCCCAATTTCCGCCCTGTTCAGGATTATTTGGAAATACATATTCTGCAATTCGTTTTGCCGTTAAAGAATAATTCTTGTAATAGTTAATCATTGCAGCTGTAGTTGCTGCCCAACACCAAGGATGATTCCCTTGATCAACACCTTTAACATTTAAAGTTTTTCCTTCATAAGGACTTATTGATGAAAATAAAGATATATCTCTTGGATTATAATTAAACATCGAAATATTATTAATTCCAACATTGTGAGTATTCATTTTTTTAGTTAAATCTGTTAAAGATAATTTATTTTTATTTTTCAAGTCAACTGAATCATTTTTTGATAAAAATTTTTCATTATGTTCATTTTCATATATTTCATACAATTTAATGTTATTTTCTCCATCATATGCTTTCAAATTTATACCATCTGTTAATAATATAAATTCCTTTGATTTTAATTGCATATTTTTTAATAATATTTCTAAATTTTCTGAAAAAGATTTGGATAATGAAGATAAATAGTTAAATTTATCACCATATACTTCAAGTATTAATACTATTTTAGAGTTTCTTATTATAGGAAAACATGTAGAATTAGTATTCTTTATTACATTATATATTTTAAATGGAGTTCCTAATATATAATCAGAAACATTTCCTTTTATTTCTTGAGCATCAATTAATGCTATTAAATGCTTTTGAAATATACTTTCGGCATATTTTTTTATATCATACTCAATATTTTCAGTAATTATATATGACTTATTATCATCATTTTCTATAGCAATCACTTTTCCAATACTTATGTTAAAAAAAATAATGGAAAAAATTAATATTAAACTTAATATTTTTTTTAATGAATTTTTTATAGTCATAGATATCTCCTTTTTATTCATACATTATAATTATATAAATTTTAGTTAAATGTTATCGATAATCCAAAAATATCTCCATTACTATATCTGCTAGGATATAATTGAGTATTAATACTAAACATTTTTCACCTCCTCTTTAATATTATTTTTTTTATATTATTTATGTCATTATAACATATAATTTTTATATATATCAATAAAGATTAATAAATTTAATATCATAAAATGTATAAAAGATGGAATATTTGGAATATTAAATTTATTGATTATTTATGGTAAAATAAATCAAACGGATAAATAAGATAAATATATTTATAAACTTATAAATCAATGTTCTAAAATATATTCTCCTTCTCCAAGTTTTTATTTTGGAAGTGCAGGATTTTTGTATACATATCTAAATTTATATGAGTATACGAAAGATAATAATTTTATTGAAAATGCTAATTTATATTACAATGATACATTAATTACATTAAAAGATAATAAATTTTACAATCCTAATTTAAAAATTAATTTAGATAATTTTTTAGAAGGAAAATATGGCATTTATTGTGTGTTAAAAATGTTTGAAGATGGAATAGTTTTTAATATATTTCCGTTTATATAGGAGAAAACATGAAATTTAATAAAAAATTACAAATAAATTATTTTAATGAAGCGCTATTATTAGCTAATTATCTATTTAATAATGATGAATCATTTGATACTGAAATATTTGATGAAAATGAAAAATATGTAATTAATAAAAAACAACTAGATTCAGAATTTAATCAATTGGAAGAATTTTTAATTAAAATTAGGAAGAAAGGTAGAAAATTAATAAAAGAAAATTCAGAATTTGAAAATTTATTTTACATCTATAAAGAAGAAAATAATCCAAATATCATGTATATGATGATTTATTCAAATTTAAAAACTAGTATATTAGAATATAATAATGATGAATTAAGTAAACTATTTAATAAAATGTTTATTTCAAACATGGAGTCTCAAGGATTTAATTATGAAGATAATAATATGATTAAATTTATTGATGAAATCAGCATTTTTAATGATAAGCAAAAATATGCAATACTTAAATTTATGAATAATATAAATGGTATGTTTGATAGATTTATAGATTTTATTGAAAAATTAGAAAATATTATTAAAGAATATATAAAAATTATTGAATATAAACTTTTAGATTTTGATTTAGATTTTGATGAAATAACTAAATTTAAGGATTTTAACATAATTAAAGACACAGATGTTTACAAACAAATTAAAGAAATTGATTTGAAAATTTTTATACAATTAAATCAATTGCTTGCCTTTAGTGTGGAGGAAAAAAATAAAAAAATATTAGGAACATTCTTCTTGGGATATATTCCATTATTGAAAAAAATGCATTTAAGAGATGAGCAAACTGAGCAAGATATTTATAATAAATTATGTGCTATCTCTGATGAAAAACGATTTGAACTATTAAATATTTTATCTAATGGTAAAAAATATGGTAAAGAGTTATCTGATTTACTTGGAATAAGTACTGGTACGGTAAGTCATCACATAACAAGTTTAATGGAAAATAATTTAATTAATTCAGAAATCGATGGCAAAAAAATATATTACACAATTAATAAAAAATCAATTGAAAGTATTATTAAATACTTACAAGAGATAATAGAGAGATAAATTATGACGGGATTTACTATTAAATTGATTGCTATTATTGCGATGCTAATAGATCATGTTGGTGCTTATTTTCAATTAAGTGGAATTGAGATAGTTCCATTTCAATATGCTTTTTTAATGAGAAGTATAGGAAGGCTTGCATTACCTATATTTTCATTTTTCTTAGTTGAAGGATATTTAAAAACAAAAAATTTAAAAAAATATATTGATAGATTACATGTGTTTGCGTTAAAAACACAAATTCCATTTGTGTTTTTATTTACTCAAGAAAATTATATGTTTGGAGGACTTGCTTCAAATTATTTTACATTTTCATACAAGTTTGAATATTTAATTTTTATTGCATTTATAATTTTTGCATATTGGAAATATATATGTGATGAAAAAGTTAAAACTTCACTATTTTTAATTGTATTTGCTTATTTAATAGTTCCGTTAAAATTAGAATATAATGGATATGTGCTACTTTCTGCAGATAATTTAAATATTATGTATGAATTGGGGATTTCTCTGATATTCATGAGATTGATAATAGTTATTGAAAAATACATGGAATATAAAAAATATAAAAAATTAATTATTCCAGTGATTGCACTAATTGTTAGTGTGTATTTTATGGGAACAGTAGCAAATTATAATTATAATGCTATTATGCTTATTATGTTTATATTTTTACTTAGAAATGACAAAGTTAGACAGCTTGTACTTATTGCTGTTTGGGCAATTTTTACATATTATGCAAATGTTCAACTTGCAGTATTTGCTGTGTTATCAGTTTTATTTATATATTTATATAATCAAAAAAGAGGATTATCAGTTAAATATTTATTTTATATAATATATCCGCTACATATAGTGTTTATATCTTTATTTAAAATTTTAATAAAATAAGTTCATGGCCCCAGCGAAAGACAAAAAGATAGAAAAGCTGATGCCAAATTTAATGAAAATGAAGCAATGTGGCCCCTGCAAAATAAGGAAAAGGGAAAAAGTATGGGCTGGATTTTTTAAAAAAATTGAGATATATCCCTAGCTAAATAAAGAAAACAAGATATGATGGGGTCAGAAAATAAAAAAATAAAGAAAAATAGCCCCAGCAAAAGAGAGAAGTAAACAAAAGCTGGGGCTATTATGAAAAAATCTATATAAAAATAGCCCTAGCTAAATAA
Protein-coding regions in this window:
- a CDS encoding ArsR/SmtB family transcription factor, giving the protein MKFNKKLQINYFNEALLLANYLFNNDESFDTEIFDENEKYVINKKQLDSEFNQLEEFLIKIRKKGRKLIKENSEFENLFYIYKEENNPNIMYMMIYSNLKTSILEYNNDELSKLFNKMFISNMESQGFNYEDNNMIKFIDEISIFNDKQKYAILKFMNNINGMFDRFIDFIEKLENIIKEYIKIIEYKLLDFDLDFDEITKFKDFNIIKDTDVYKQIKEIDLKIFIQLNQLLAFSVEEKNKKILGTFFLGYIPLLKKMHLRDEQTEQDIYNKLCAISDEKRFELLNILSNGKKYGKELSDLLGISTGTVSHHITSLMENNLINSEIDGKKIYYTINKKSIESIIKYLQEIIER
- the asnS gene encoding asparagine--tRNA ligase; its protein translation is MMEIKELFKSYKDYVNKEVEIHGWIKKSRESKTIGFLEINDGSFFNNVQVIVNSDLSNFKEIFSLGIYAAVNVKGVLVEPENAKQDFEIQATEIEILNDSDKDYPLQNKRHTFEFLRTLPSLRARTNAFNAVFRVRSELAFAIHKFFNERGFVYIHTPLITASDAEGAGEMFRVTTLDLNNPPRDEEGKVDNSKDFFGALSNLTVSGQLEVEGFAMAYSKVYTFGPTFRAENSNTPRHAAEFWMIEPEIAFAELKDVMEVAEDMVKYIVKYVMEKLPEEMNLFDQFVEKGIKERLTKLVNSEFKKVTYTEAVELLQNSGKKFEYPVKWGSDLQTEHERYLTEEVFNGPVFVTDYPKDIKSFYMKLNDDKKTVAAMDMLVPGVGELIGGSERENDLETLLQLMEEKGINAEDYKWYSDLRRFGGVKHGGFGLGFERMVMYMTGMKNIRDVLPYPRTVHSMKEVK
- a CDS encoding papain-like cysteine protease family protein: MTIKNSLKKILSLILIFSIIFFNISIGKVIAIENDDNKSYIITENIEYDIKKYAESIFQKHLIALIDAQEIKGNVSDYILGTPFKIYNVIKNTNSTCFPIIRNSKIVLILEVYGDKFNYLSSLSKSFSENLEILLKNMQLKSKEFILLTDGINLKAYDGENNIKLYEIYENEHNEKFLSKNDSVDLKNKNKLSLTDLTKKMNTHNVGINNISMFNYNPRDISLFSSISPYEGKTLNVKGVDQGNHPWCWAATTAAMINYYKNYSLTAKRIAEYVFPNNPEQGGNWANMKKAYNHWGLYPTHKGVIGFNTVAWNIDRNKPMHIRLKGHSVGLIGYQRWIPNYGGDRVLILLEPNGGVKKSVTLKNNNFYYSLGGGSNAWVYTIEF
- a CDS encoding IS256 family transposase; the encoded protein is MESYDIKTAQDIQEALKDLLGETIESVLKAEIDEHLDYEYGQTPLSINTRNGSSKKTVKSSIGKLEINIPRDRDASFEPQILKKYDKDISNIEAQIISMYSKGMTTRDISSHIKDIYGFGVSAGLVSSITNKILPTIDEWQNRPLDKVYPFVFIDAIHYHVRENGLIVKKAVYIALGYNINGFKEILGMWIGENETSKYWLMVLNQMKDRGLEDILIISSDNLPGISQAIEAVFPKTEIQKCIIHQIRNSTKFVSYKDLKDLMKDLKMVYQAKNEKTALQNLENFEEKWAKKYPGCVKSWKNNWAELSTYFKYPKDIRRLIYTTNSIENFNRQLRKVTKNKAIFTNDYALAKSLYLAMVDASNKWTSRMNQWDLIISQLSIYFEGRI
- the nrdR gene encoding transcriptional regulator NrdR, with the protein product MKCPYCGFLDSKVIDSRPTDGNECIRRRRVCIKCEKRFTTYERVEDQTIVVIKKDDTREPFSRTKLLNSLIKSCEKRPIKVEVLEDAVDEIEKEINYLNQKEVTSAYIGDLVMDKLKTIDKVAYVRFASVYREFADVQSFADEIENLRE
- a CDS encoding replication-associated recombination protein A translates to MDDNLDFFDINKNEQLSTNRPMAARLRPNSIDDFIGQEHLIGKDKPLYRMIKADKLSSMIFYGPPGTGKTTLAYIIAKSTKMDFVELSATSAGVKDIKNVIERAENNLSLYSIRTLLFIDEIHRFNKSQQDTLLPHVESGLITLIGATTENPYFEVNKALISRAHILTLERFKDNDLRKLINNAINDKKNGFGNLNIEITDEAIDYLIMTSSGDARQLLNNLEISVLSTDSIDGKIFLDLKVLQDTVIKKAAIYDKSADEHYDTISAFIKSMRGSDPDASLYYLAKMLVAGEDIKFIARRILIFAAEDIGVSDPNAINIANSTFQAINAVGMPEARIILSNAVIYMALAPKSNSAYLAIDKAIDFVKNGKHYNVPTHLRDSHYKDAHKLGRGERYKYPHNYDLGYVNQTYLPQEIRDIIFYENKKIGYEKSINDRLNKIKERHNNGN
- the ftsZ gene encoding cell division protein FtsZ, whose protein sequence is MSNFDIEVNNTGLAKIKVIGVGGGGNNAISRMKESGLVGVEFVAINTDKQILDAINSDVTLQIGTKLTKGLGSGGNPEVGEKAAEESKQEIAQVLQGSDMVFVTAGMGGGTGTGAAPIVAQVAKEMGILTVSVVTKPFLFEGRNRQLQAEAGIERLKKNVDTLIVVPNDRLLQIAEKRTTMIEAFKMADKVLLDGIKGISDLIAVPNIINLDFADVQSVMKEQGVAHMGIGYATGENRAVEAAKAAIKSPLLETSIDGAKAVLINVTSSDLGIMEVQEASELIREHVDKDANIIFGAGYDDSLKDEIKITVIGTGFDNKRIISSNTSSTASARKDDNKGFAIPDFLK
- a CDS encoding TraX family protein; its protein translation is MTGFTIKLIAIIAMLIDHVGAYFQLSGIEIVPFQYAFLMRSIGRLALPIFSFFLVEGYLKTKNLKKYIDRLHVFALKTQIPFVFLFTQENYMFGGLASNYFTFSYKFEYLIFIAFIIFAYWKYICDEKVKTSLFLIVFAYLIVPLKLEYNGYVLLSADNLNIMYELGISLIFMRLIIVIEKYMEYKKYKKLIIPVIALIVSVYFMGTVANYNYNAIMLIMFIFLLRNDKVRQLVLIAVWAIFTYYANVQLAVFAVLSVLFIYLYNQKRGLSVKYLFYIIYPLHIVFISLFKILIK